AGATTAGTCCCCTCTAATCTGCGAGTTCGCGAACTTCCCGCCGTCCAATTTCGGCAGGACTGCACGATGTTGTAGAAAAAAAACGTCCCCAGTATGGAACACTGACCCACTGGAGGTCTACATATTAAACTCATCCACCAGAAAGTGTCTCTTTTACGAGCCTCTGGAGGTGCAGGTATTGAAATGCGTGAGACCAATTTACATAATTAGGCTGAGCCTCGTCCAATACACAGACCAACGGGGACATTAGAGGACAGGGGGCGACAGGACGTCCGTCGTTGACATCAAACGCGAAGCCGCTGTGTTTACAGGAGATGATTTTATATCATCTTACAATAATCTTATAATAGGCAAAGAAAaagacaacccccccccccctttaataaaatcctttggacagataagattaaaaaaaaaaaaagttacaactATTACAAAATAGTTACAACTTATTTATTATCGATGTGGCGTATCTCAGTAGGTAGTAGATTTCCCCGAATCAGTATACAACATTGCCAACAAACACTTTACACACAGCCCTGCATTTTAACATTCGGTGGTAGCTGCTTTGCTAACGAAGATGTAGACTCAGTGCACACGCCTTTGTACGCTGGATAAATTCTTCTATGTTAAACAGGACAatagtttattttaattaacGTGAGCCACATTTGCATTCAGGTCGCAAGCCCTTTTTCGCCCAACTGAGCTCTAACACTTTTCATCATTTTCCCCACTTACATCAGCACAGTTCATGTGACTTGGCTTTGGCTGAAACATGATGAGAATCGTGCtcataaaacaagaaaacaaccaAACCAACCAATCGCAGCAGTCTTTACTGCTATTTACAAGTTCTGGTGTCCGTTTCTCCCGTCGAACCACTTCGACTTCTTCACTCGAAAATCTTCAGGTGATTGTAGAGGGACTGCACATaggtgaacacacacatggGGTCGGGCTTGTACCCCATGGCGAGCATGTCATCGACCTCGATGAGGCGGAGGCAGTCGGCCGCGTTCCTGTCAGGACGTTGGCAGACAGAGAAGAGCGTGTGAACATGGAGGCCggatcccacacacacacacacacacacacacttactcggCTGCAGTAAAAGCCACTTCGAAGTTGTGTCTGCGGTTAGCCGGGCTCAGAGCGTTGAAGTCAAACTCATTGGGGAAGAAGGAGTGGACCAAGGCACAGAAGGCCATGCCGTCGCTCCAGCTCGACGAGAAGTTCTGGATGTCTATGTTCTAATTAAAAGAGGCGATGATGATACAGTCACAAGGATATCTTTGTTAGTTTATGTCATTTTATTCAATCTATTTGTGCATAATTTATCAGTTATTTAATTAATGCCAACTAAATGACCACTTTTCAGAGCATTCAGATTTGCCAAATTGATTTATAGCTTTCGGAGACAACAAGGATTTCATATCTTACACTGTGTACTGACACACATTCTATTTATCTAAACATTGACAATATATCAATAATCACCTAAATATTATAACTAAAATATTATAGAGTTACTATATCAGCTAGTGTGGACTCTTATAATACCTAAAACAATTCCTTATGCATTGAAGTCATTGTTTGAATGTTAATTATTCCCTGTTGACATGTAAAAATTCCATACAATCtaaatattataatacaaaACTATTTATAACTATGACACaacataacaataatataaataatagttGGTTAAGTTACCAATAGTTGGTAAGATGATAATTATGACAAAAACAGTAcctgtaataataatactacGGTGTTTTGTAATTATGCTCTGGCTAATCTGTTTACTTGCCTGGTACCCAATAGTTTTAGATCGGCACCATTCCAGCAGAGTCTGTTTGATGCTGCTTGCGCTGGACATTCCAAAGCTCTGAGACCGATTCAGCTTGGGTTTTGAAGGTTTTGATCTGCAGTTATAAACCCATCCTGAATTGTGTTCATGccgcaaacaaataaaaaaaaaacgtgatttGCCCACTAGAGGGCAATGCTCACTTGGAGAAGTTTGGCTCGGACTTCTGGAACAGGGCCTGCTTGGCTTGGACGCCAGAGGTGCGCTGCGGCGGGAGAGTCTGGGCCCGGACCAGCTCGGATCGCTTTGTTGTGCTCATGGGTGTGACTCCAGCCCCACCTGGCTTCCTAAAACAGAGTCAAATCCCACTGAGCATCTGACCAAAGTACCTGTGAACATCCGTTACTGAACAAACCTCTCAGTGGACGGACTGCAGCTCGAAAAGGGAACTGGATGGCGTGAAAATGTAGGGGATGACAGGTCTGCaccaaagcaataaaaagcacaaatatcTTTATATAAACATCAAACATATTTGGAAATGCCTGTTGAGGTCACCAGTGACCTTCTGATACATTAACCAGCATCCACCGCTGATTTTACCTATGCTTGGGCTCCTCATAGGACCGGGGTTCCATGACTTTTGCTGCAGGCACtaaacattgaaaaatgttCAGAAGCACTGAAAGGAAACAGAGTTAATGTATCTCCCATAATGCTTCACTCATGGGTTTAATTGCCTGTTCCAGTGCCGGTCTAGGAGTGACATCATCAGAGGTGGGCGAGCTAAATGCCTTTCTCAGTTGAAAAGTGGGAGACTGAGGGGTGTCAAGAGAGGGCCGCGTCACTAACTTGGGGCTCCTGGGAACAGACAGTCCTACAGGCCTGGTCATGGCTGTTACTGGAGCCTGGAGCTGAGGTGGGCCTACTGGAGCTGTGTGCTGCccattgacctttgacctcacatACTGCGGCTCTGGTAAATCGTCTGAATGAAGACAAACAACGATGTCAATGTTTAATATcacattacaaaatgcaaagcaAGTCCCTGCtgtcattatgtgtgtgtgtatatatatatataaatatatttgaatacaTATTTTGTACCTGTTCCAGTTTCATGTCCATTGTGATGCTCCACTGAAGTAACAGATTCCACCTTCACCACTTCTCTCCTCTTAACAACATCCTAATTCATGGCACAGACACTAAAATCAGCACTCAGCAACAGCGGTTTTAGTCCTAAGTAAATAACATCAAAGATACTTTGATATTTTAACACTTTACTACCATTTGCTACAGACAaagtacatttcaaaataatttaacattcaaataagtaaaaaatttaagcaatttaaatgtaacattttattgtatattaagGGTTAATGATTCCCTCCGTAGAGAATCCAGGTATCCGATCAGCAGTAAACAATAGCAATAAGACCTACTATCAGTGGCGGTAGTGTTTCGAAATGCGTCATCAGATGCTAATTTTAGATGCTGCTCAGCTACTGAGACGTCATTAGTCATGGGAAGATTTTGTCACTGATGATTACATTTCAGACCGGACGTGAGCAGATATGTGTGACCCAGGGACCTTAGATGCACCACAGTTGCTCAAAGAACCCAACTGAAGACCACTGGGAAGGATGGTAAAGAGCAGGATTCTAAAAAGAAATTCTTCAAAGCAGGAATTCTCACTTAGCTGATAGCTTAATCTGCTTTTTCCACTGGTATAATCTGGAACCCATCCCAACAATCATAGCAAGAATGGCAGGGATCACCTGGAGGTTTAGGACTGTGATAGGAAACCAGATCACTCCACGACTTGGACTTTCCCTGCAGTTTTTACTGTGCCACTCAAACCTCATCTGAAAAATCCTTGTCCCGAGACCAACAAGTTGCCCCACTCCCACACAAGGAATCACACTCCAAATCTATTGCCATTATaacttgttttatttgttcactCACTCAACACTAAACAAGGCCATTTCTGATGCACATAAAACCTTTCCTGCGTGTAGAAAGCTGAGAGttcaaacaagtttttttttattgtaaaaatgtgtaggtgaatgaaaaaaactacattattttgaaacaaatataaaaaaacatatacaaatGTTCATTCCTTTTCATTCCAAAAATATAGCAAAAAGGgttagggtaaaaaaaaaaaaaaaaaaagtctaaagaTAAGACATAAAAATCTGCTTTAACTAAatccagaaatatacttgctgtgagctgcGTATGCATATGTCCGTACACAGTGAATGTTTGTGCTGATATTGTGATCCGTACAGAGTGCCTTGacctgtagtgtgtactccttaccatcAGGGGTCAGTGTTGGGGGCGCAggccaaataaatgaattaatacctgtatcttaaaatcatcatctgttgagtgcagatctcgcAATACTGCCCCTATAAACATATGCAGGTATTGCATCTAGTTCAATTTCAagtatgtgcacaaaaaccGATGCAAAGAATGCAGGATACATAACGTTGCTGTACGTACATACATCCGTATGTAGTTTACAGCGAGTATAGTCCTGCCTTGAGTGTGGATGTTTGTGAAGGGAGACGTAAACCCCAGTTTTGTTGTCTTATGCACTCTACCCAGTTCCTGGTAGAGAAAGCGACTCTAGCTGTGTGGCCACTTGTTTGTGTGATTCAGAAATAACCAAGTCTGGCGAAGCAGGATTTTACGAAAGGCCAAATGTAATGGAAGCTACATGCGAGAGCCCCTGCTGGAGAAATGGGGAATTACAGCCCATTAAAAGGAATATTTCCTGTCGCTCAACTCACTCACTACCCCCGGGATACTGGGTTACAGGCACTTATTTATTTCTGGAGTCGATCTATTTTGAATTTGTGTTTACCCCTGCATTAACATCCGATTAAATCTAGTTCCACATTTAGTCCAAGCCATGAGTTAATGTTTTTCCATTAGCATTTAGTGCTACATTCCCAGCGGGATGCTAAAAGGAGAGGCCAGTGAAACATTAACACACGACCAAAATGGTCTACAAGGCTGCAAAGTGCACGTGGTCTTTGGCTCCCAAATACTGTTGGTTGCTTAAtgattaaatcaattaaattaaatgtgaaatattttcctTCCCCAAATTTAATACCACTTTATGTCTTGACGATAGACGTGTAGATATTCAATGTACATTATGTCCAGAATCAATCGATCGTTTAGATtcaaacttttaaatgaaaccaaTTTGCAACCATggtatattttaaacatttgtgcaACTATATCAACGATAAAAGGCTAATTATTGCTCCATGGTGACCCAGTGGAACTCTCAATGATCTCAGTCCTAAGGTTCTTTAGTCCTTTTACTTGTATACAATATGATAAacaatacatacaaatacatagATAGAATATTCTCTCCCATTTCATAATTCGACTGCATTGTTTCCTTGTTAGTTGCTGTCATGAGGTCACAGTGTGAAACATTGTAACTGTGTGGTATGTTGAATGACAAAATAActctataataataattcaataattggACTAAACACAGCAAAATGCACTATTGCTGGGTGTGGAAGCCACTTTACttaaacatttgtttaatgatgtttcactcgccatttaataaaattacGTCCAAATATCACTATATTGAGAACGTTCTTTTGGGTTTCTCTTATGTTGTCGAGGGTTGTTGAAATGAAGCATTTTTCTGACCAGAAACCAGGAGCGTCCCGCCCAGCGTAAACATGATGCTAGCGGGCCTTTAAAGCCACCTTCTGACATGTTAAGATAGTCGGAGTAAACCATCCCCAACAGCCCCGACTAAAAGTTGGGGAACAGGCAATCAATCAGGCCTCCTAAAAATACATGTGCCCTTTTGGGGGCTGGAAAGACTGGAAAGAGAGATCGGCGAGGGGCAGAACGGTGAACGGGATCGCCGGGTTACATGGAGTCAGTGCCCCGACGTTACATGCGGGAGGGGTCGAAAGACCACATTCCTGTGCGAAAATCTCCGGCAAGTTGAGGTGCACAGAGCTGGAAATAATATCATAGAACAACTAGGCGGCGAATAGGAGAGAACCCGCGCGCAAGTGTAAAGTTTAAAAACAGGCCATATATGCCGTAATGCTGCTGCGGAAATGTGCGCGTATGTGCATTATTTGGCACGTGAATGGGAGCCTGTGGCGGCAGGACGTATGTCAGGCGCCGGCGTCCACGTTTTCCTTTGGGGGGTTAATGTACAGGCCTAGCCAAATCCGCCCTCCCCGTGACGTTGCGGATTAATGCGCTTCAGACTGCGTAGCGGAATTTTCCCCGCAGCCTCCGAGCTATAAAGCGTTATAAATCACACGCGAAACGTGACTCGCGGCCCCAAGGTCATATTACCGCGATGGGCCGTGAATAATCAGGAGCACTTCCTGTGCGAGGGGAAACTGGCGTGCAATTCCAGCACACACGTGCAGCCATGCAGATATTGCTGCTCGATCGTGCCGCATCCCTCGTTCATAGACGAAGAGCTTTTCGTGTCATGTGTGGAAGGAAGGTCCACGCGCATGGCTTGCATGGTACTTCTAGGAGACGCGTTGGCATGCACGGTTCCGCGTGGTACCTCAACGTTTACTCACTCTGGACTTGGGAGCGTCCATGATCACCGTTTTGAGAGCGTAATCCTGCGTTGACGTGAATGAGGAGGTCAGGACAGAATCACAGATGGAACCAGGGGCTGATTCAGGAGAACCAGTGCTGGGTTCAGGAACAAAACTAAAGGAACCATTGCTGGTGAAGGCTGATGCAACCTCCTGAACATCAGCTGCAGATCCATAGTTGGAATCAGTGACAGAACCCAGGTCAGCATCAGGAATGCAACCAGGAGAGGGTTGAGGAACCCCGCCCGAAGGTTCTGGGCAGTGTTCTTGTGCAGCAGGACTCTGGTTGCCATTCTCAATGTCTTGGGTTCAGCGAGCTGGCTAAGATGGAGATGCTCTGGAGCTCGTCCTTCTCCAGGGACCTCTGCTTGATCTGCAACGCGGAGATGGCCTCCACCTGTCCAGCGAGAGCCTCCAGCTGGGCCCTGAGCTGCTGgttctcctgctgcagctgggcCACGGTGGTGCTCAGCGGCTGGGCGAGGCTGCAGGCCTCGTCCACGCGCCGCTCCACGGAGCGCTTGAAGGTGCCGACGTCCACATGGATCTCGCGGACCACGGCCATCATGGTGCGTTCCAGGCGCTCCAGCGTGACCTGGGCGGCCTCCCCCGAGCCACCCATATCTTCAGCCGGTGGACCGTTCTCCATGAAGGCGGGCCGGAGAGGTGGAGGGGTCCAGGTGTTGGGAGCGCGTCTGCTGCGTGAATGAAGGTCGAACATGCTCCTCTCCAGCACTCCGTCCCGCTGTTTCCTGAGGAGGCTTCAGGGGGGTGAATGAGACAAGCGGGGCGtaggggagggaggaagggaaaGTAGAGGAGGTCACTCTGTTCTGGGGTGCTGGGGAGGGGTTATTTTTGGACCCAGCGCTAGTCTTACACGCTCACCATGGGGGCTCTAGGGTAGAGACATGGAGTTCATGGCCAATTAAACCCAGAAGAACTTAAGGGCACTTAGCGGACCAAAATAGTTTCTAACAAGCAGCGTACTGAAAGGCGGATTAATATACCGCAAACGAGAGCCTGAGACTTATCTAGGCTCCATCTCTGGAAAGACCCGGTTACGTTGCTGATGTGGTGCCACGTGTTCCATGGGCTCAACGTTCTGCCGCAACCATCACGTTGCTCTACGGAACAATCAGAATTTTCCTTTGTCCTGAACTACGCGTGTGTTCTGCACAGCGTTTGGTTCGGTTTATATTGTAACGGCGCCTCAGTCGTACTATGTGAGgtctgaatgctttttttttttttttttgccgatcCATGCTTGCTTACCACccaaataattaatattaaattttGATCAAGCATAATCACCAGCTGGTGTGCATTTCTTTCTACCTAGATCTTATAGTTTCTATGTTCTGGTACAGCTCAGCTCCAGCATTCCCTGTTCCAGCCCCAATTGCTTTGAGCCACTGAGGACCGAATACCTTTTATTATGATCCTTGCTCTCCCATAACATGATCGGCCCCCTCCTGGCAGGGTAGAAAGCCTGCCCTCTGTGGGTCAATTAAGGCACAACAACATGCGGTTATTCCAGATTTTACTCTTCACACCCACATTTAGCCACTCAGTTTCTAGTGTAATAATAGTCCTATTAAACATCTAAATTAACCAATAAATGACAAACAGGAGTCGTCAAATCGGATTTATTCGTTTCAGATCTGGATTCACAAGTTGCAACAGAATAAATTAATCTCGTTAGTTTCAGCCTTTTAGAAAAGAAAGTTCATAAATCTCACTACAAACAGAAGGGGGCGGGGGGTGAATTTACAACATCAAAGACGATGTAAAATCAGAACAATCTTAGAAAGCAAAAGAACCGGAAGCGGCAACCATGCCTCTGTCAGATAAGAGCAAGGAAATGAAAAGACTTTAAACGCTCGAGGCTGGGGTAACGTACTCTGCAACAGTAAGATGGCTCCAGCCGAGCGAGAGTTATTGCTAATACAACATTTCAGGGACTCGGGTCCCACAGAGAAGTCGGCCTTTTCACAGAAGGATGATTATAAACCTGTTCGTAAAAGTGAGGTTATTGGGGAAGCACTCATCCTGTTCACACAAGGCACTGGGCTGTGTTTCGTTTTTAACTTCACAAATTTGAAATTTATCTAAATATAAATTGTGAAAACGTTGTAATGTAAGATGACGTTTTGTAACGCATGACGCACTTCAGTCTGGACCTCCGTTTTTAGGTTAGCCCTAGCAACCTATTCACACAGGTAGTTAATCATGAAGCCAGTGCTTATACACTCCTAACCAAAGTTTATTAAGGATggaaagaactaaaaaaaaaaaaaaccggcaGAGGGGAGATTGGAGTGATTGGCTGCTGATATGTAGGTTAAAGTGCCTTGATGATCTTTGGTCTACCGATGCTTAAGACTGCAGTATCACCAGCCatgtcaggagaaaaaaaaaaacctctcaaGGGATtccagaagttaaaaaaataaatcttactGTGAAAATCTCATCCAAACCCTGAGACACccccctccctaaaaaaaaaaaaaaaaaacaccaaaaagtCTCTATTGTGCTGAGactattaataaaacattatctGCTGGTgttataaaaatctaaaaataaatgctataaaatgtTTAGGGTACATGCATGATACGGCCCCGGTTCAAGGGTCATGATACACAGAGTTTACCTGGATTGGTGTGTGATATGTACCTTAATTCAGTCGAACACATCTGAGATTTGAGACTTGATTATTTGGGGTGCAAACAAGCGACACCTTCAGCTGCAGTCCGATTCCAAAAAAATCCCCCTTTAGGGTCCCGGAAACAAACGGAAAACTCTCGCTGCAAGCCGAAGTTTTCCTGGCAAATCCGCCACATTGACAGTCGGAACCCCTCAAACAAAGACGGGAGGAAACCGGGAGTGACAGGGCCAGACAaaaggtgggggggggcagacaGAAACAGCCCATTCAGCCCAACTCAGCCGTACCAGAATGCACCGCTATGGAGCGTATCCAGGGGCAACGGCACAACAGAGCGCTGCCCTCGTCTAATGAGACAAACCGGCCGAGCCCGGGGGGACAGGGCCATCCGGCATTCACTCGAAACGCAACACGCTCGGCATAAAGAGAAAGTCGGCCCCTTACCGGTgccaacaaccccccccccaaatataAAGACGGGGAGTCCGGGTACAGTACTTCACATCGCCTTCAGCATTCTGCTCgcttatctcttttttttttttttttttatttcacatcaaCCAGTAAATGCAActtgcagaataaaaaaataaaaactacatttgtaTCGATTATTCGTCAGtagaaatagaaatatagaTTCCTTTTGCCCCTCTATGGGAGGTTCTGAGGTGAAcgttattatgattattattatcatcattattattattattattattatcgagTTCCGTGCTAAACTCCAACGCAGAGAGAGCGGCAGCGAGCACAGTGTTAGAACGACTGGCCTGTAAAAGATTTCGTTTTTGTGGAACGAGATCGGGAGGAGGGGGGGTCAAAAAAAACGACCCGGAGAAGCCACTGCATGCTATTCCACACTGTTCACGACCCCACCCAAATCACCCGCGGCGGCTACGAAACGATACCGAGCACCGGAGGCTGCGGCGCGCGACTCCTCCTGGTGAGGGACAAGCACGTCCTCCCTGCGGCGGAGGGACGTCGCCCAACTTGGCCGCAGCGGCCTCCCATCTATAATGTACGCGCAGAGCAGGTCAAATAGCATGGCAGcgcaaatctcacacacacacacacacacacacacacacacacacacacacagctgtaaacAAGGAAGAGAAAGAGGTGCTAACAGGAAAACAGCCAGGGCAGAGGAAAGTAAATCAGACGTTAGCGTCTACGCGCGTGTCGGTGGTTTTGATGCGTCCGTGGAACGGATCTGATAAGCGGACACGCGCCGTCTGCAGGGGTGTTGCGTGGAATCGGAAGAACAACGGCGGGATGCAGGAAGTCCGTTTCCCGCCAAATTAGTAACAGATTCTCCAATCAGTAGTGTACACTGAGGGGTCACGAGAGGGGGGCCCTTGACCTTTCCCTCGGCGGGCGGTCTGTGGGTTTAATCCACTGTCAGCTCCGGTCCCGTCTCCATGGTAACGAGGCGGTAGAGATGGCTGTAGAAGAGTTGAAAGGTGGTAGCAGGAGCAGTGGGGGGGCGGGAATAGTGGAACGTGGTGCTGTAGTAGCAGTCTGATGCCCGCTGGTTGAGTGCTTTGTGGGTAGGGGTGGCTCTACTGGTCTGCGTCGGCGCGGTCCGTCACCGGTTGTGGTGTTTGCGCTGCCCGGGAACGCTTGTAGAGGCGATAGCCTTTGCGGCACAGCAGGACGAACCAGTAGACCTGCGGCGCCAGGATGCAGAGGTTGCCCAGGTTGGCAGAGAGGGGCAGGTGGAAGGGCACCAAGTAGACCGGCAGGCCGTAGTGGGCGCCATACACCCAGTACATGTAGGGGAAGAGTGCAATCCGACACATGAAGAAGGTGAGTAGCACCATTCCACCGTTGACCTTATGAACCCAGGAGCTCTGCAGACCCAGCTGAGACAGGAAAAAATTTATCAGCTTCTATATGTACTTTTgttaaaacacaataataaaaaaaaaaagatataaaaacatgcaaaaaaaaccaaacaggcTGTTTAGAACATTTTGGCCACAAGAGGGCGCAGGTTTATAGACGGGCCCCTCCGAGCTCACAGCTCGCTGCGTTATTGGCGAGTCagctggaaaaaacaaaaagagatgCAGAAAGAGTCTAAAAGTGTGCTCCTAAAGGCCGGGTTGCAGTTTTTGGCTTGTCTTGTTTGCACCGAATTCACTTAGGCTGGCAGAAACGGCCTTCGATATCCTGCTGACTAAAAGCACGGCTcagtgaggagtgtgtgtgtgtgtgtgtgtgtgtgtgtgtaggagagaGACTGGGTGCAACAGACTGTAACAGAGGCCATGGAAAGAATTTGTCACCTGTAGTGTGACTCTCTCATTCATACTTAAGCATGTGTATTAGTGAGGACCCATTAAGTAATTTAAATGTACGAGAGAGAGGACGAGAGGagtgagtggggaaaaaaaaaacggagaccTGTGCCGAAGTGTGCGTCTCACCTGAATCAGAATCTTGCCCAGAGATACAAACGGAGTGCTGACTTCGGTGAGGAAGAGGCAGCCGATGAAGAAATCTCCCTGGTCCTTTCTGAAGAACTGAGTTCCAGAGAGAAGCATAAAATCAGATATGTTGTATACCTCATGAGAcctttaaaatggaaataaaaaaaataaaaaaaagtgctatatgagatcagaatcagaactgtgtttattggccaagtatggaATACAaggcacatacaaggaatttgatcctggttgatggtgtctctcaagtacagagtagaaaaaaaaaattatatcatatGGGGAATGTTTATGAAAGTCTGATTCCGTAATTCACCAAAAAGACTGCTACCAGGCTTGGAATGCATATTTCGTCAGAAAAAAGCAAGCAGATTAACTAACAGCTGTGCAAGGGCTTTTCATAATTATGAGTCATCTaagaaagcaccactagatggagctgcccGACCAAGCGGGATTTTATATCTTATATGGGATCGGTGGTTAAACACATGAAaaggcaaaacattttttttttaaacaaaagaagttccatgacttttcaatgacTAAGGCAAATCCTCGTGACCTTGAGttctctaaataa
The window above is part of the Denticeps clupeoides chromosome 6, fDenClu1.1, whole genome shotgun sequence genome. Proteins encoded here:
- the LOC114792218 gene encoding smoothelin-like protein 2, yielding MFDLHSRSRRAPNTWTPPPLRPAFMENGPPAEDMGGSGEAAQVTLERLERTMMAVVREIHVDVGTFKRSVERRVDEACSLAQPLSTTVAQLQQENQQLRAQLEALAGQVEAISALQIKQRSLEKDELQNIENGNQSPAAQEHCPEPSGGVPQPSPGCIPDADLGSVTDSNYGSAADVQEVASAFTSNGSFSFVPEPSTGSPESAPGSICDSVLTSSFTSTQDYALKTVIMDAPKSRDVVKRREVVKVESVTSVEHHNGHETGTDDLPEPQYVRSKVNGQHTAPVGPPQLQAPVTAMTRPVGLSVPRSPKLVTRPSLDTPQSPTFQLRKAFSSPTSDDVTPRPALEQAIKPMSECLQQKSWNPGPMRSPSIDLSSPTFSRHPVPFSSCSPSTERKPGGAGVTPMSTTKRSELVRAQTLPPQRTSGVQAKQALFQKSEPNFSKSKPSKPKLNRSQSFGMSSASSIKQTLLEWCRSKTIGYQNIDIQNFSSSWSDGMAFCALVHSFFPNEFDFNALSPANRRHNFEVAFTAAENAADCLRLIEVDDMLAMGYKPDPMCVFTYVQSLYNHLKIFE